The sequence TTATTTGTGTTCAAactgaaatgtatttttattaatGTGACTTGATGTTGAATGCTATTACATTGTGAAATCACACATACGGAAGTTGGGTTGACAGCacaggtttcctgcaggtgcttcggtttcttcccacagtccaaagatgtgcagattaggttgattgaccatgctaaagggggattagcagggtaaatgtttgggttacgggaatagggcctgggtgggactgtggtcggtacaggctcaatgggccaaatagcctcctcctgtactgtagggattctatgaacgtaTTGGTTAACCATCTACAGATCAGCTAAAAGCAAAATTTGCAATACACTATGGGCTGGGCACAGATTTATCATAAGGTTGGTGTTCTGcattgcaattttttttagcataagAAAAAGGTGCTTCTAAAATCTAGGCAAAGAGCAACATACTGCAAATactggaaagctgaaataaagcagaaaatgctggcaatatgcagcaggtttgacagcatctgtggcaatAGGAAGAAAATTAATGTTTCAAGTAGATGAGATCAATCTGAAACATTCAttttgtttctcactccacaaatgctgccttgacctGCTGAGCAAAAAGTTAGGACTTTGTAAACTGGTTATCACAGTAAATAGAAATTCATAATCATTTATAAGAATGGGTTGGGAGAGTCTTGACAACAAGTTAGCCTTCTTCTCTATTCTCCCACTTCACACATGGAATGGTGCATGGCCTGAGAAAAACCTGTTCTGGGAGCGACTCTTCATTCTTTGGGGGAAGGCATATGGCAGAAAATGGTACTGTCCCTGTGATTTTCCCATTAATGCCCTTATTTAAATTTTATGAATGCCCACTTCCTTCCatggcccctcacccccatcattcatctttgtgccaccatccactcTGCCATCCATTGCCCACTCCACTGTCTGTCTCAATGCTGGGCCTTCGCCCACTGCTGCGCCTTCACCCACTGCTGCTTCGCTCTCAAATGCACTGGCCCCTGCTTTGCACTTTTAATGCTTTACTTTGGCACTTTTTCCACCTTGtcaatcagaggctggcttctcaatgcatttcatagaatcactacagtacagaaggagaccattcagtccactgaatctgcactgactctctgacagagtatcttatccaagtcctctcccctgccctatccccataaccccacacatttaccatggctaatccatctaacctacacattttgagacactaaaggggaaatttaggatggccaatccacctaacctgcacagctttggactgtgggaggaaaccagagcacccggacaaaacccacactgatatagggagaatgtgcaagctccacacagttacccaaggctggaattgaacccgagttccaggtgctatgaggcagctacgctaaccactgtgctgcccattttctGGTGTCATTTGAAACCAAGATGAACTTCAAGTGTGAAAACCACCTACTTCCACCTCTTTAGCTTTGCCGATCTCTGACCCTGCCTCAGCTAAATGGCAGCTGAAATATTCATCCATGCTTTCGCTACCTCTAAACAATGTTGTCATGTTCCACTGTCCACAAACCTGAACACATCCAAAAGTCTGTAGCCAGCACTGAGCCCCGTTCATGCATTACCTCAAGATTCACTGAAGTCAGTTGATTCATGGTCCaccacaattttaaaattcctatctttattttcaaatctctccatagcCTCATCTCTCTCGATCCTTCTTTCTCCTCCAAGCCTACAGCACTTCCAAGAACTATATGCTTCAACAATTCCAGCCTCTTTGCATTCTACCACTGTCCAAGTTGCCTTTAGCTACCAAGGTTTCAAGCTCTCCAAAAatctctccactgctctctgcttCTTGAAACCTACCTCTCACTTGTCTTGATATTTCCTTACATGGTGTAGTGTCAAGAAGCTTCTGTGGAGTGGCCTGGGATGTTTTCCTAACTGAAGgttattatataaatgcaatttgatgTTGATCCTGTTGTATTATGTAATATAGGTTATACTTTTATCTTACAAATCATATTTTTAGTACTGAGTATTATAGTTGAACATAAAAGATCTCATCCCctgaatcctggccaatatttatccctcatcaaTATtgcaaaaaacagattatctggtcactaaCACATTGTGGTGTCAGTACTgctgaaaaatacattttgttgaaGCATTTCATACTGTATATTGCAAACACTCATGAACTGGCCTAAGGCCTTCATTTTTTGCCCTGAAAGGTCTACCTCAGATAATCCTGGAAGGACAACGTATTTCAAAATATGAGCAACAAGTGAAGTCAGCTGTTTCATGCTGCTAATATGCAAAAATAATgccgtcaagccaaaaagacattctgcctatcaTACCAATAAGTAATATGGTATGTGAATTTCAATGCCAGTGTGATGTTAGGTATGTTGGCTGTACGTCCCAACGACTGACAGATCGTACAAACAGCACATCCATGCCGCTGTTCGCAAGACTATACCCAatccttgcaaaacccaaaacagtGTCCAATATTGGATGCAATTCTACAATTGGACAATATTTAAATAATCCACAGTATGCTAAAAtttatgctgacaaccaattcaagattgtcagtcaggctcACAGTGTGGAACACTTGCGTGTGTacaagaagctacatatattaatacacagggccctattctttgcagacagaaacaaCATGtgcacacattgcacctgtttcagctaaacaaaataagtgatagctGTTTGCTGGTTAATTTTTTTTAGGGCAATGCCTTTACCAGATTCaagttgcctggtttaaatttttcaAACAATGCTCGGCAGTGAGCTGTTGCTCACcactaactggtgcattctccatgacaatccctctccacttgccaaccaatcagcaatcTCTTCACATACTGTATAAAGTTGTTTTTtaccctgacattggtattgctGTGATTGtcctgagtgcaagatgaaaagctttgacaaaatgtcatttttcagcaatactcaagttctgtaccaccaaATCACtattcacattgctgtttaaggGCGTTTTGCaagcacaaattagctgctgctcTCCGACCATACATGTGAGTAAACTTTAAAATATGCTTCAtaggctataaagcactttgagacatccactagttgaatcatagaatccatgtagtgcagaaggaagccatttggctcatcgagcatgcaccgacaacaatcccacccaggccctatccctgtaatcccacgtatttaccctgctaatccccctgacactaagggacaatttaacatggccaactcacctaacctgcatatctttggactgtgggaggaaaccggagcaccatgaggaaacccatgcagatacggggagaatgtgcaaactccacacagacagtgacccaagccgggaatcgaatcctggtccctggcgctgtgaggcagcagtgctaaccactgtgccaccgtgctgcccattagttGTGGAAATGTGAGTCTTCCTTTTCTTTACATACTTCCAAGTGTGATATGTTTGTGATCACATATTTTGCACTTGATAAAATATTAAACCTCACAAAACACATTTGTACACTGAAATGAGAGGAAAATGAAATTCAAATTGTATAGAATAAATGTATATATTTCTCAATCAGATATGAAAACATGAAACATGGTAAAGCTATTCATGGTTTCCAGCCTAATCCAATTTAAACATTTTTAGAAATATTGCAGCTTCAGGTACAAAACATTATTAAAATGTAATCTAAATATAAAGCAACAGAGTAGAAGTGTGCACAAGAGAATGGGATTACATATGTGTATGTCCTTCAAGAGTAACAATTACAAaaactttaaattaaaaataGGAACAGGCAGTTGTACATTCGGGATATATTCTTACTTGAAAGCAGTGCACGTACAAATGCAGGCTGCTCATACGCGAATTGAGACGATCACATCAAATCTTACTACTTGGTGGAAAAATTCTTCAGCACTTAAATAATTGTCGGATTAGGAATCATGTGTTAAGCAATTACTAGCCCTGAAGGTATTTTTACCAAACAAAATGGGCTGAACCCATTCTTCTTTGTCCAAttccaaccatcttcctatgacaTCATCTTATTTGCATGCTTAATACTTTCTGTTCAACCAATGATATTTgcatctgggaggaaacccagcgaAGAACGATTGCACAAGGTTGAGACACGTTATCCGAATTCAGATATTTCGTGTGAGCATTGTGGGGAGTTGAAAAGACTGTTTAACAGCCAGCAGAAGTGTGATAAGGACCTTTATTCCGTACTGAGGAACCTGGAATATGATTCTTAGCAGCGGCTAATATTTTTACAAGATACTGAGCAACGATCTTAACGTACGTATTAAGGAACTTTGAAAGACAAGATTTATCTTTGTTCTACATGAGCAGAATCCTGTTATCAAGAAAGGGATCGTGCAATCGCAAACCCGGGTCAGTTACAGCAATGTTCTTGTACCATCAGTTTTAAAACCCGGACTATCTCGTTTTGTAAAATGACGAAGTCAATGTTGAATGAATAGCCGAGTGTCCACTCTCCATAATAAAGATCCAGCAAGACAAGCCGTTTTACACCACTTATTTGTCAAGATGAAACTCCACCGTAAACCTAACCCAGGGACAAAATCTTCACGGTGATCCAAAAGGATCGTAACTTAAGTAGGACTAGAGCTCACCATGACATCCTCGAACACTACGTGTATTCCTGACGACTCCTTTAAGTACACACTATACGCCAGCGTATACAGCATGGTATTTATCGTCGGCCTCGTATCAAACTGTGTAGCCTTGTACGTTTTGAGGTGTTCCTTAAAACTTAGAAACGAAACGATAACTTACATGACCAACCTTGCCGTATCAGATTTGTTGTTTGTCTTCACGCTGCCCTTTCGAATTTTCTATTATGTGACCAGAGACTGGCCCTTTGGGGATTTGCTGTGCAAGATTTCGGGGACACTGTTTCTCACCAACATGTATGGGAGTATCCTCTTCCTGACCTGCATCAGCGTGGATCGATTCCTGGCCATCGTCCACCCTTTTAGATCAAGAATGCTTAGAACGAGAAAACatgccatcattgtgtgtgtggccGTGTGGCTGACGGTGCTCACCGGAAGTGTGCCGGCAACCTTCTTACGAACCACCAATGGCACAGCTAATCAGACCAAAACCTGCTTCGAAAATTTCTCCAGCCACATCTGGAAAAATTTCCTGTCAAAGATAGTCATATTTATCGAGATTGTGGGCTTCTTTATACCTCTGCTGCTGAACCTCTTCTGTTTTTCAATGGTGCTAAAAACTTTAAAGCAGCCCATTACCCTTTCCCGCAGCAAGTTCAACAAGAAGAAAATCCTCCGCATGATTGTGGTCCACTTCCTCACTTTCATCTGCTGCTTTGTACCCTACAATGTAACGCTGGTAATGTACTCACTGGTGAGGACTGGGGCGGTGTGGAACTGTTCTGTGGTGACTACAGTTAAAACAATGTACCCCATCACTTTGTGCTTTGCCGTCTCCAACTGCTGCTTTGACCCAATTGTTTATTACTTCACTTCAGAAACCTTTCAGAATTCCATCAAGAGAAAGTCTAAGTCACTGAGACTTGACTCGGACTTTTCCGAGGCTTTGCACACTGCCAGCTTCCTCACTAATAACCTGCGGCCACTGAAATCCAAAATGCTCGATTCAGAGtcgactgtttaaaatctctgcggCTATTTTTGTTACTACCTGAACTTTGAGACCAATTATAAATGTCGAGATCTTGTCAGCATATGTTTTAATTATTATGCAAACGCACGATAAAGTTTCTCGTGTACTTGAAATCCTGAGCAGTAATTAATGCCCGTCAGTGGGGTGTAGATAATGGTTCTGAGTATAGTAAAGGATTGAAAACTAATGTCCTCTGTAGCTATATCAGGGAAATAATGGGAGGGGCTGGGGAGCAGGCAAGAGCTAAAGTTCATTTTTCATTCATATAGCTACCCACTTAAAGTATTCtttaattttcccattccacccaaaTTTCATTTAATGCAGTGAAGAGCTGGTGATTATGAACAGTCGTTATCAATGTAACAGATTCGTCAGAGGTACGATGCAGATCAAGAGCCACACACGCTTTTgatccaacacactgcttctacTATGGGggcttatttttaaaaactttctttAAATAAAAATATACATTAAATGGTTAGAAAGAACATCTATATTTTTAAACATTTGTATTTACGAAATAAATCTAACATTCCGAAATTCtgaatgtgtgtatctgtggacatttataatgaaataagGGCACTGTAACAATTAACTTAATGATGAGACAAAGTATGAACAATAGGAATTTAAATGTAGAAGAGGTCATAGCAATATCATTCTGTAAATGACTAATAAGGCTAGAAAAGTCAGAGCTTGCTTGATATATCTTGTGGTGAGTAATGTACATCCTTATTTTCTTCTCTGAAACATCTATTCTGGCAGATGCTTCTACACAGGTCAAAATTAAATTTCAATTAGAAAAATTGTGCAAGTCAAAGCATATCTTTTGTTAATTTATACCTAAAATTTGTAAGGATTTTCCCAAATCAACTGACCCATCAGCGACAATGCAAACAGCTAACACACTTCCCCAGGCAGATGGATAGCAGCCTGAGAAAATAGCAATTGTAGCACTCTCTTCTACCCCAAGTAATAAAACCAACTACATTATGCATATTTACCTTCAGACAGGAGATTAAATTTATTTTGGAAAGTGGAGTTATTCATACAGACACCAGCACGATACTAACCATGAAATAAACACTTTAAGAGCACTACTAAAACTGAATGGGGAATTCTGCAGAGGAGACAATGTTGTCACTTTCATGATCTACAGATCAATGCGTTGTTACAATTCCAATTTGTTTTCACGCAAATAAGATTAATCTGATGAAGTAATTTAAGCAAAAAAAGTGTTTTGCTAAATCTTAACGTATGGCCCGAAAGAATTTAACTGAATTATATATTTAGAAACAACTGCCATGTTACTTTACAAgaaacaacttttaaaaaaaatctgaaattatagTTTGCCTGGAAAAAGACTTTAAAGAAGGAgacttttagggaaggaattcaagAGTTCAGGGCCTAGATGGCTGAAGACATAACTGTCAATGTTGGAAGCAAAAGGAGAAGGGTCAGAATTGAAAGAACGCAGTGTTCAAAGAGTTGTAGGACAGGGGAAGTTGCAAAAGGGAGGAAAAGGGACCTGGATAATTTGTAGACCAAAAGCCAACATGGATTAGCAAGTACAGGATTGATAGGAGAGCAGGTTAAGATTTGGATAAACTGAAGTTTACAGAAGGTGAAGGATTAAATGCCAACTAGAAGACCATTTTGGTAGTTGGTGAATTGAGGCAGGAGCAATGACAATGATGTTCCAGAGCTGCAAGGAGACAGCCTTTGTGATGGAATAAATATTGAGTCAGAAGGTCAGCTCAGATTCAAGTGAAAGAACCATCAAGATAGACAAAGCATATGGTAGGCAAAGCTAGATGCACCATTGTACACAATACACTTAGCTTTCATTACAATAGCAGACTCCCTGGCACACAATGTACATTTTGCAAAAATAATGGTTTTAGCTTGGTGGTGTACTCCCACAAAGACCAGCACACAATCTCAAGAGTGACAATGTAGTAATATCTACACTTTATTTCCAAAAAccttttgaaaatgtattttcctCTTGCCAACCTCAATGACATTGTGGTAATATCTACACTTTCACTTTCCAAAATAATTTTGGAAATGTATTTTCCTATTAGCAATGCGAGAGAAGTAGTCCATGAGGAAAGTATGACAAGCACATTCAGGACCAGGAATACTGATACTTTAAAGGTATAGGGACACGAGTacgccattcagcctctcaagctaTACCCTATACCTtctccattcagttagatcatgtctGACCTGTACCTTAACTCCATCTATCTGGAGTACTCGCTCTGGTTCTGTCGTCCTTAATATCTTTGTCcattaaaaatctatcaatctcagattcaaTTTTTCAAGTTGACCTAGCCTTAACAACTGGTTTggatggggatgggtgggggaaggAGTTAAATATTTTTGAGAAGAAATACTTACTGACATTACCCATGAATGGCCAAGCTAGCTTAAGTTTTAAGCTTATTCACTCTTGCATTGGACAGTTCCACCAAAGGAAATGGTTTCTGTTCAGAGCTCACTTAAATTATTTTATTGTCTTAAAACACTTCAGTTAGAACAGGGACTTTCAACCAAGGGTTTATGACTCC is a genomic window of Mustelus asterias chromosome 17, sMusAst1.hap1.1, whole genome shotgun sequence containing:
- the LOC144506294 gene encoding lysophosphatidic acid receptor 6-like, which gives rise to MTSSNTTCIPDDSFKYTLYASVYSMVFIVGLVSNCVALYVLRCSLKLRNETITYMTNLAVSDLLFVFTLPFRIFYYVTRDWPFGDLLCKISGTLFLTNMYGSILFLTCISVDRFLAIVHPFRSRMLRTRKHAIIVCVAVWLTVLTGSVPATFLRTTNGTANQTKTCFENFSSHIWKNFLSKIVIFIEIVGFFIPLLLNLFCFSMVLKTLKQPITLSRSKFNKKKILRMIVVHFLTFICCFVPYNVTLVMYSLVRTGAVWNCSVVTTVKTMYPITLCFAVSNCCFDPIVYYFTSETFQNSIKRKSKSLRLDSDFSEALHTASFLTNNLRPLKSKMLDSESTV